GGTTCCGGCTGTTTCCAGATACACGTTAGAGATCGGGTGTGTATGGTAGGAATAGCGGCGCAGCATGCGTTTTTTACTGGTGGCACTCGTTCCATCCAGATGAACTAGACCCAGATTGGTGAAGCAATACTCGTCGGACTTTGATTTGATCAAAAAATAGATTTTCTCATGGTCCTCATGCATGATGTAATCATCAGCGTCCACCTTGTCGTAATCCGCTGGTTTTACCACAATTCCCACATTACTCAAGCCGAGCGCGTCTGCTGCAAGCTTTCCAAACATTGATGAAACAACTCCCCTCGATATGTACGGTGTAACCTTTCCCATTTATACGTCCATGAGGAGGCTTAGTTGCAAAGTGATTCACTCTTTTTTGGAAATGCTTTTCAGTTGTTCAGCAGGATTCCAACCTTCTTGAGGACATCTTCCTTTTGAAAACCAAATACATCCATTACGAATCCAGTTATCTCTCCATGCTTTGTAAACAGACTCCTTATCAGTTACATCATCGTCATCATAACCATAGTGAAATCCACAGCATGGACATATTTCATCGGAGGGTATACCCCTTTCATCGTATGGAGGTTCAAGCAGTTCATTATAATTACAAACAAAGCATCTGTTCAATGAATCATCATCCGTTGGGTGTCATTTTACAGCCAGGTCGTCTTTTCTACCGCTGCTACCCGACTGCTCTCCGGAGCATCTGCCTCGGGGTAGCCAATGAACAGCGTGCCTACGACCTTTTTATTTTCGGGCGATCCAAGGAATTGCAGCAAGCGCTCGTCGCGAACCAAGCCGACTCCTCTCGTGCGCCAAACCATGCCCAGTCCCAGTTCCTTCGCTGCCAGCCACATGGAGTGAATCGCGCAGCAAACCGCGTATTCATTATCCTCTGAGGATGCTTCGTCCCCTGGGATCACATCAGCGGTGGCAACAATGACGAGCGGTGTTTTTTCCAGAACAGCCAAGGAATCCTGCACGAGATTCGGCTTGGTTGGAAAACGCTCCAGCAAAAATTCCTTCGCGATTTCCTTGAACCGCAGCTTCGCTTCTCCTCTGATCACGTAGAAATGCCACGGTTGACGCAAGCGGTCGTTCGGGGCTAGCACTGCGCAATCTAGCAACGCTTGGATTTTTTCAGTTTCTACTTCTTTTGGAATATAGTTACGCACGGCTCTTCTGCTTTTGAGTGCCTCTAGTACGGACATGCTGGTTCCTCCTCGTTTGTACCATTTTCTTACCAATCCCAATTATTATATCGTATAGGCACCCATCAACGGGAATGAATCGCTAAATGTGCCTGGTGTTCGTCTTCTTTTGCCACGTAAATATCATACTGCTTATGATCTTGTTCTTGGGGCAACATCCCCATGTCTCCCCCTAAATGACGAACTGCATGAGAATGAATGCGTGTGCGAAAACGAATGCCATGAGCACTTAGCTTGTTTACCACGCGTATGTATCCTTCATGACCAAACGCAGTGTGGATCAAGCACTTGTACTTGGAAAAAAGGGTGAGAAAAAAATCCATCATCCGCTCCACTCCCCTTCTTTTTTGTAGTATATTCCTATTATTGCGGAAAAGAGAGGGGCATTCTCCTATGAATCGAAAGAAAGTGTTCACGGGTTCGCCTTGGGAACCTGTCGTGGGCTATTGCCGCGCAATTCGAGTCGGCGACCGTATTGAAGTGGCTGGCACCACTGCCATGAAGGACGGGGAAGTCGTTGGTTTGGACGATGCCTATGTACAAACGCGGTTCATCCTGGAGACGATTGAAAAAGCATTGCGAGAACTAGATGCTGATTTGTCTCATGTGGTAAGAACGCGGATGTTTGTAACGGATATCAGCAAGTGGGAAGAGATCGGAAAAGCACATGGAGAGTTTTTCCGCGAGATTCAGCCAGTCGCTACGATGGTTGAGGTCAAGGCATTGATTGACCCGCGTCTACTCGTTGAAATTGAAGTGGAAGCCGTTGTTTAGCATGCTGGTTAGTTGGAAGCGGACCGACGACTTTTCCTGTCGATCCGCTTTTTGCTTTTTCTACGATTGTGTGAGCTCCTCAGGGATATCAAGACCTGCCTTTTCTGCTTCTTCGAGGTGATGTTTCGCCAGAAGCTCGTCCACATATTGCGCTTCATTCTGGTAAATCCTTGCCAGCTCGATATGCGCATGCGGGTAATCTCTTTCCAAAGCAGCATGAAAATATGTGATGGCGGCGTCGATATTTTTGGCTGTACCATACCCATTACTGTAGAAAATCCCCAAATTATAGGCACTGAAATCGCTGCCTGCTTCGTAATCCTGCTGATAATAATGCAGCGCCTTTTCATAATTCCCTTTTGAATCATGCAAATAGCCAAGCCATTCAAAAACCGGAGAGCCTAATACCTCTCCCTGTTCATAATGCCAGAGAGCTTTGTCCAAATCTTGCGGCACCAGCTCCCCGTCATAATAGGTGGCGCCAAGATTGTTGTGAGCCAGCGCATGACCGTGTTCTGCCGCCTTGCCCATCCAGTACATAGCCTGATCGGCATCAGGCTCCGTGCCTATCCCGTGTCGATAGCAACAGCCTAATCCATTCATAGCATGGTGGTTGCCTGCCGCAGCCCCTAATTCATACCAGTAAAAAGCTTTATCAGCATCCTCGAAGCCTTCTAGACTGTAGTACATATGAGCAAGGTTGTTCATGGAGGGGGCATAGCCCTTTTTAGCAGCATGCGTATCGTACAGAATGGCTTTCTCATAATCACCTGCTTCATACGCTTCCATGCCCAGGTTGTACAACGTTTCCACCGGCGTGTACTGATCTATGCTGTCACCATCGGATTGCTCCCCTTTGGCATAGTCCAGCAGTCGCTTGCGAACCTCGGCATCAAAATAATAGCTGTAATAACGATCGCAGGCTTCCTCCAGAACAAGCGTTTTATCTGCCCTCGACAGGCCGTACTCGCTTACTAAATAAACGTCGTGACCCTTGAAGGCATAAGCAAAACCCTCGACCAGTGCCTTTTTCACCACCAGATCGAATTCGAAATCACTCCATCGCTTTTCCGGCGATAAGGCAATGCTCCATAATCCATTTCTCTTCAAAGCATACGCATCCTGATGCAGCCAAAAAATGTTCTCATAATCGTCTAAGGGGAATAACCAAGCTGGTTGATCGGCATCCCCATGAAAAACGCCTAGCTTTCCATCTTTTTTCGCCAGCACCTGATTGCCCTGTCCAGCCTCCGTGTACACCTGTAAATCAATCAGTTCATCATATTCGTACGGCAGCAAAAGGCTCTCCTGCTGCTTGCCATAAGCGGCGTACTTCTTCCCCTTGCGCAGAACGAGCAGATTCGGAAAATGGGTTTGCCGATTCAATTTATCGAAGCCGGATGCTCCGACAGTGCCATCTTTTTTGTATAAGGTGCTATGACTTGCACCCTTGTGTGGTTTGACGAGGATAAGCCCTTCGTCGATCCGT
The window above is part of the Brevibacillus brevis NBRC 100599 genome. Proteins encoded here:
- a CDS encoding nitroreductase family protein — translated: MSVLEALKSRRAVRNYIPKEVETEKIQALLDCAVLAPNDRLRQPWHFYVIRGEAKLRFKEIAKEFLLERFPTKPNLVQDSLAVLEKTPLVIVATADVIPGDEASSEDNEYAVCCAIHSMWLAAKELGLGMVWRTRGVGLVRDERLLQFLGSPENKKVVGTLFIGYPEADAPESSRVAAVEKTTWL
- a CDS encoding RidA family protein, whose translation is MNRKKVFTGSPWEPVVGYCRAIRVGDRIEVAGTTAMKDGEVVGLDDAYVQTRFILETIEKALRELDADLSHVVRTRMFVTDISKWEEIGKAHGEFFREIQPVATMVEVKALIDPRLLVEIEVEAVV
- a CDS encoding SEL1-like repeat protein, translating into MSHRVYVYNVSEPSQAQDNDTMMVEWGYEVPLLLQPLFIEGGSIAGNNYNNHTEPDNSGLYYDAQAGIENVKRFYDFLERQEGLIGNKEAFSEARNQLFSYLEKRTLPYFHIDAWDVFNMDDIPHDEQAETLRANIAHNNEIMTKAMDNDDISLLNYSELMDVNPGFRSFAELLNYEDYQYGWGHIWQPYEEQPDVEIFEEAGLLGLKDAEGNVLLAPQFDAFYDFASEDLAVVARDGKYGYVHKSGRIVIPLEWEDAYDFEYGSACAIVKRNGRYGLINLEGQTIVPIHYEELELLDYQGFHTAKKDGKWGVLDESGSVTIDFEHEEAFKCGDGFYHTAVKGRKNRKIFNEYWKYVGEFPLAAVERIDEGLILVKPHKGASHSTLYKKDGTVGASGFDKLNRQTHFPNLLVLRKGKKYAAYGKQQESLLLPYEYDELIDLQVYTEAGQGNQVLAKKDGKLGVFHGDADQPAWLFPLDDYENIFWLHQDAYALKRNGLWSIALSPEKRWSDFEFDLVVKKALVEGFAYAFKGHDVYLVSEYGLSRADKTLVLEEACDRYYSYYFDAEVRKRLLDYAKGEQSDGDSIDQYTPVETLYNLGMEAYEAGDYEKAILYDTHAAKKGYAPSMNNLAHMYYSLEGFEDADKAFYWYELGAAAGNHHAMNGLGCCYRHGIGTEPDADQAMYWMGKAAEHGHALAHNNLGATYYDGELVPQDLDKALWHYEQGEVLGSPVFEWLGYLHDSKGNYEKALHYYQQDYEAGSDFSAYNLGIFYSNGYGTAKNIDAAITYFHAALERDYPHAHIELARIYQNEAQYVDELLAKHHLEEAEKAGLDIPEELTQS